Proteins from a genomic interval of Leifsonia shinshuensis:
- the gabT gene encoding 4-aminobutyrate--2-oxoglutarate transaminase: MTDTLSTPTFTVEQERRIVTAVPGPKSQELHQRRLAVVPTGVSSALPVYIARANGAILVDVDGNQFVDFGAGIGVTTVGHTETAVVAAAADQLQDVIHTLFTITPYEEYVRVAELLAAHTPGDHAKKTVLVNSGAEAVENGVKIARKHTGRRAVAVLDHAYHGRTNLTMAMNYKAMPYATGFGPFAGDVYHAPNSYPYRDGLSGAEAAARTIAYLEKVVGASDLACLVAEPIQGEGGFVVPAEGYLAALQEWCTANGVVFIADEIQSGMARTGAFFASEHFGLVPDLVLSAKGIAGGLPLAAVTGRAEIMDSAQPGGLGGTFGGNPVAAAAAIAVFEQIEKGDLLAHGARIEKSLKPALEQLQQKHDIIGDVRGIGAMVAIELVQPGTGDTTKVPNPEAVNAIIAYAAQRGILFLNAGTWGNVLRFLPSLAVSDALIADAVSVLDDAFAAL, encoded by the coding sequence ATGACTGACACCCTGAGCACGCCCACGTTCACCGTGGAGCAAGAACGCCGCATCGTCACCGCCGTCCCCGGCCCGAAGTCTCAGGAGCTGCACCAGCGCCGGCTCGCCGTCGTGCCGACCGGCGTCTCCTCGGCTCTCCCCGTCTACATCGCCCGCGCCAACGGCGCCATCCTGGTCGACGTCGACGGCAACCAGTTCGTCGACTTCGGCGCGGGCATCGGCGTGACCACGGTCGGCCACACCGAGACCGCGGTCGTCGCGGCCGCCGCCGACCAGCTGCAGGACGTCATCCACACGCTCTTCACCATCACGCCCTACGAGGAGTACGTGCGCGTCGCCGAGCTGCTCGCCGCCCACACACCCGGCGACCACGCCAAGAAGACCGTGCTGGTCAACTCCGGCGCGGAGGCGGTCGAGAACGGCGTGAAGATCGCCCGCAAGCACACCGGCCGCCGCGCTGTCGCCGTGCTCGACCACGCCTACCACGGCCGCACCAACCTGACGATGGCCATGAACTACAAGGCCATGCCGTATGCGACCGGCTTCGGTCCGTTCGCCGGCGACGTCTACCACGCGCCCAACTCCTACCCCTACCGCGACGGCCTCAGCGGCGCCGAGGCGGCCGCGCGCACCATCGCCTACCTCGAGAAGGTCGTCGGCGCGTCCGACCTGGCCTGCCTCGTCGCCGAGCCGATCCAGGGCGAGGGCGGCTTCGTCGTTCCCGCCGAGGGCTACCTGGCCGCGCTGCAGGAGTGGTGCACCGCCAACGGCGTCGTGTTCATCGCCGACGAGATCCAGAGCGGCATGGCGCGCACCGGCGCGTTCTTCGCCAGCGAGCACTTCGGCCTCGTCCCCGACCTGGTGCTCAGCGCCAAGGGCATCGCGGGCGGCCTCCCGCTCGCCGCGGTCACCGGCCGCGCCGAGATCATGGACTCCGCCCAGCCCGGCGGCCTCGGCGGCACCTTCGGCGGCAACCCGGTCGCCGCGGCGGCCGCGATCGCGGTCTTCGAGCAGATCGAGAAGGGCGACCTGCTCGCCCACGGCGCGCGCATCGAGAAGTCCCTCAAGCCGGCGCTGGAGCAGCTCCAGCAGAAGCACGACATCATCGGCGACGTGCGCGGCATCGGCGCGATGGTGGCGATCGAGCTGGTCCAGCCGGGCACCGGCGACACCACGAAGGTCCCGAACCCGGAGGCCGTCAACGCGATCATCGCCTACGCGGCCCAGCGCGGCATCCTGTTCCTCAACGCGGGGACCTGGGGCAACGTCCTGCGCTTCCTGCCGAGTCTGGCCGTGAGCGACGCCCTCATCGCGGACGCCGTCTCCGTCCTCGACGACGCCTTCGCCGCGCTGTGA
- a CDS encoding asparaginase: protein MTPEVFGTAEAVELAVVERSGFVESRHAGSAVVLGPEGDVVLSLGAPEKPVFPRSSLKPFQAVAVMGAGVTLEGANAVLATASHAGTPAHVSVVRGLLAQAQLTEDALHCPADWPLDGTARENAIREGSQRSPVFMNCSGKHAAMLLACQVNHWPLESYLSPQHPLQQHIRDTTERLTGEKVVATGVDGCGAPVHAMSLLALARGIQRIGTASEGSPFALFRNAAVLRTAVLANGWAIDGPGRANTVVIDELGILAKLGAEGVMVMAAPDGTTVSLKVLDGSLRAASIVALSLLADAGAVERAAVDAVAPKLDLAVLGNGVPVGAIRASYTA from the coding sequence GTGACGCCGGAGGTCTTCGGAACCGCGGAGGCCGTGGAGCTCGCGGTCGTCGAGCGCAGCGGCTTCGTCGAGTCCCGCCACGCGGGCTCGGCCGTCGTCCTCGGCCCCGAGGGCGACGTGGTCCTGTCGCTCGGCGCGCCGGAGAAGCCGGTCTTCCCGCGCTCGTCGCTGAAGCCGTTCCAGGCGGTCGCCGTCATGGGCGCGGGTGTGACGCTGGAGGGCGCGAACGCCGTCCTGGCGACCGCTAGCCACGCGGGCACCCCGGCGCACGTCTCGGTGGTCCGCGGGCTGCTCGCGCAGGCCCAGCTGACCGAGGACGCGCTGCACTGCCCCGCCGACTGGCCGCTCGACGGCACCGCCCGCGAGAACGCCATCCGCGAGGGATCGCAGCGCAGCCCGGTGTTCATGAACTGCTCGGGCAAGCATGCCGCGATGCTGCTCGCCTGCCAGGTCAACCACTGGCCGCTGGAGAGCTACCTCAGCCCGCAGCACCCGCTGCAGCAGCACATCCGCGACACGACGGAGCGGCTGACCGGCGAGAAGGTCGTCGCGACCGGCGTCGACGGCTGCGGCGCTCCGGTGCACGCGATGTCGCTGCTGGCGCTCGCCCGCGGCATCCAGCGGATCGGGACGGCGTCGGAGGGCTCGCCCTTCGCGCTCTTCCGGAACGCCGCCGTGCTGCGCACGGCCGTGCTCGCCAACGGCTGGGCCATCGACGGGCCCGGCCGCGCCAACACCGTCGTCATCGACGAGCTCGGGATCCTCGCCAAGCTCGGCGCCGAGGGCGTCATGGTGATGGCCGCGCCCGACGGCACGACCGTCAGCCTCAAGGTGCTCGACGGCAGCCTGCGCGCCGCGAGCATCGTCGCGCTGTCGCTGCTGGCCGACGCCGGCGCCGTCGAGCGCGCGGCGGTGGACGCCGTCGCCCCGAAGCTGGACCTCGCGGTCCTCGGCAACGGCGTCCCGGTGGGCGCCATCCGCGCCTCCTACACCGCCTGA
- a CDS encoding OsmC family protein: MKLEHRYAIDLQWTGNRGEGTSGYKAYGRDHTVSTEGKHPIEGSADRAFFGDTDRWNPEELLLAALSQCHMLSYLAEAARSGLVVVGYTDAATGVMEQTNDGGGHFTSATLRPKVTIADPAQAELAASLHAPASQKCFIAASVNFPVGHEPEILTLA, encoded by the coding sequence ATGAAGCTCGAGCACCGCTATGCGATCGACCTGCAGTGGACCGGCAACCGAGGCGAGGGGACCAGCGGCTACAAGGCCTACGGGCGCGACCACACCGTGAGCACGGAGGGCAAGCACCCGATCGAGGGCTCCGCGGACCGCGCCTTCTTCGGCGACACGGACCGCTGGAACCCGGAGGAGCTGCTGCTCGCCGCGCTCAGCCAGTGCCACATGCTGAGCTACCTCGCCGAGGCGGCCCGGTCCGGCCTCGTCGTCGTGGGCTACACCGACGCCGCCACGGGCGTCATGGAGCAGACCAACGACGGCGGCGGCCACTTCACGAGTGCGACGCTGCGGCCGAAGGTCACCATCGCGGACCCGGCGCAGGCCGAGCTCGCGGCCTCCCTGCACGCACCGGCGTCGCAGAAGTGCTTCATCGCCGCGAGCGTCAACTTCCCGGTCGGCCACGAGCCGGAGATCCTCACTCTCGCCTGA